The Podospora pseudocomata strain CBS 415.72m chromosome 1 map unlocalized CBS415.72m_1, whole genome shotgun sequence genome has a segment encoding these proteins:
- the IPP1 gene encoding Inorganic pyrophosphatase (EggNog:ENOG503NUSR; COG:C), with the protein MLALQRLRQTQQSPARVARIFPTSKTAVTNMPPHQQLQPRPSQSQARSLSSHSLPTSTAGRGAPPSNPSTSFSQQPLARTAQIARHLSTSTSSQPFDKMAYSIRKVGAPYTLEHRVYIEKDGVPVSPFHDIPLYANAEKTILNMIVEIPRWTNAKQEISKDELLNPIKQDVKKGKLRFVRNCFPHKGYLWNYGAFPQTWEDPNVVHPETKAKGDNDPLDVCEIGELVGYTGQIKQVKVLGVMALLDEEETDWKVIVIDVNDPLAPKLNDVEDVERHLPGLLRATNEWFRIYKIPDGKPENQFAFTGECKNKKYAMDVVHECNEAWEKLITGKAPAGGIATTNLTVAHSQSRVSPDQLPPLPQNQELPPAPIDASIDKWFFISGASA; encoded by the exons ATGTTGGCCCTCCAAAGGCTGCGGCAAACGCAGCAGTCACCCGCTCGAGTAGCGAGAATATTCCCAACCTCGAAAACTGCTGTTACAAACATGCCGCCACACCAGCAGCTGCAACCCCGCCCGAGCCAATCACAGGCCCGCTCGCTGTCGTCACACAGtctccccacctccaccgctgGGAGAGGAGCCCCTCCTTCAAATCCCTCGACCTCCTTCTCGCAACAACCTCTTGCGCGGACAGCCCAGATTGCCCGACACCTCTCCACGTCCACCAGCAGTCAACCGTTCGACAAAATGGCCTACTCCATCCGCAAGGTCGGCGCCCCCTACACCCTCGAGCACCGCGTGTACATCGAGAAGGATGGCGTccccgtctcccccttccacgACATCCCCCTCTATGCCAACGCCGAGAAGACCATCCTCAACATGATTGTTGAGATCCCCCGCTGGACCAACGCCAAGCAGGAGATCTCCAAGGACGAGCtgctcaaccccatcaagcAGGAcgtcaagaagggcaagctCAGATTTGTTCGCAACTGCTTCCCCCACAAGGGGTACCTCTGGAACTATGGTGCCTTCCCTCAG ACCTGGGAGGACCCCAACGTTGTCCACCCCGagaccaaggccaagggcGACAACGACCCGTTGGACGTCTGCGAGATCGGCGAGCTGGTTGGCTACACCGGCCAGATCAAGCAGGTCAAGGTCCTCGGCGTGATGGCTCttttggacgaggaggagaccGACTGGAAGGTCATTGTCATTGACGTCAACGACCCATTGGCTCCCAAGCTCAACGAcgttgaggatgtcgagcGCCACCTCCCTGGTCTTCTGCGGGCCACTAACGAGTGGTTCCGCATCTACAAGATCCCTGACGGAAAGCCCGAGAACCAGTTCGCTTTCACTGGCGAGTGCAAGAACAAGAA GTACGCCATGGACGTCGTTCACGAGTGCAACGAGGCCTGGGAGAAACTCATCACCGGCAAGGCCCCCGCCGGTGGtatcgccaccaccaaccttaCCGTTGCCCACTCCCAGAGCCGCGTCTCCCCTGACCAGCTCCCCCCCTTGCCCCAGAACCAGGAGCTCCCCCCTGCTCCCATCGACGCCAGCATTGACAAGTGGTTCTTCATTAGCGGTGCTTCTGCTTGA
- a CDS encoding uncharacterized protein (EggNog:ENOG503NZM9; COG:S) — protein sequence MAWWDSRRQSRQAPASLPSASLDDGLLAAARPSPRLRKRFSAGDAFPRLDSINITTTQRHTTLDMDERAVLSPVAEENAESSRSPALVIQVEIFFTDPLIRSRYARSYASSPTFEANNRICRGLVRRIERCSEELITRKDSSALTDFSDESHEPKPSRFELTFRILKRGRGEWAERTYRSHQKQPLTVGHTKEIISATHRIVGLYLRRHDPDFRWLDHPVSDQEAEEDQVADPSREAPLSLLCIPNPRFIESTQTFEFVSGYKIELTFQSRNPQRRVPVVRKSITLDSKQDAPLTLFMSEDLLWKGVQAINTALDAKKREFDHHFSRQQDGQHSCQGALEIELRISNNLGPLHDNIHRDIKSSLLLFFDPEARDCTAFLDNIEGILTATRDEIDAKVNDMDDFVFRIRELKGANWKLTDPARFKLCSKSSCGRRTIQAVLDRIQTGVGDIIRGHNISIHIDAHKRGHLVLDKAIVAHEKRGRTKENFASPSEEEATFLSRLKARIQQDIDRVLEDTCAIDDIPDIDEEEVFIRPFTPARQSAPVATLASAKSSSSLRPSTPLPPLVPAKSSSSLRSLVSLRSLASGRSFAPTQPPTPRQSPSPVRFERAPSDVSVGEQHSPERMPSSPAPLNPPPTKLARPISIPVQPTPQPSPPKRPLVQRIFSLSRRSSESVKVVDHLKPKLSNDPFVANSSSQPSTPASSAVSDRSSQSAAGENSTVEDQATPTAAAKTKPSKRPFSLFRRRSRANDVSTLAKGIEKIKQSGRNRAAPAEPSKATPLEVLSESPEPGPKTSGDVLGVMMTSSEVDESAATRPAGSVPVAEAPITSSQNDDRNEAASRPTAREPTKAKMDTPEAFEDAREFAISPAIEPIAKSGTSSSFLTGDVSPRFDEYSTAPSTPDLSLGSKDSSPRHSLLTTPIYVRTSSGTNDIAVRKFDPEVEAEVDDSDIAVPKTELPAPLAAEELPSKHTALEASVQDDEKEGEPDQRVAQPGQTQGPGFTMSEPVEPQPTTSAPTPLTTKAPNNNSNANSTNSPSTAEKDFGYENLGAEKTAGSEGSIPRRPDFPTKRLRNPAPTPNHDSPKASENLDARKTSSQDVDQATGNQVGPARGAEGQPVAHKDKSNVTEADPDGHRAQADGANPGAVHKVSPDTGSTRAPSAVTGSEEKGTEQAAEENGPAESQNSSIPDDVGSDKHADGSNIEFEFPEGDVRDELWERYGTQAQAEMRSKRLGSNIEFEFPDAGVKEHLDERRGSRQEPEKVRKGSEIDFEHSEATVDEYLARDRGYGVKHDDSVAKNGAAPEKIGASSEPAPCPGKVSDIPEKTAVKSSEPADLPTGADIEKPGPARLFADVEVAIHHVVPEKRTKDSDIPIPEKRVRLSVSETAVVGDVLAAEPASLPAAAGDVETEKSTTVPTDSQDVEAAAEEQLAAGLEVQANDNVKDVSPPVTEKTIEAEPVKEPIVPEVAKELAKEFEVQVSPEGLSPEEVKKAETRTETATAPQDITRSATDLGRKDEPEPERSGAEEQHPPVVTPPVISVKEFDPTTTTTETESPSHPVVTPDISLLNPNPRYSTTTFSSVYTTLSDTSSFISRGSVDTFRPSFDEFSTPFGDEIRLPHLDSPHDHEHTHPTSRPQTAGYLGLNTLRTESRFIELGLRGALGDQSKRLSLPLNQHCFFDHPLPHHLGVEEAETGSIAGSTKSGKLRKKGRHRKVKSAKIFSQHAEGEDKTGEKGGVKDGPDAAAIPKMMMLFAGAVALGKFFRGGQ from the coding sequence ATGGCGTGGTGGGACTCACGAAGACAGAGCCGCCAGGCCCCAGCATCTTTACCTTCTGCGTCTTTGGACGATGGCCTTCTCGCTGCTGCTCGTCCTTCCCCACGGCTACGAAAGCGATTCTCTGCAGGCGATGCCTTCCCGAGGCTTGActccatcaacatcaccacgaCACAGCGCCACACCACCTTGGACATGGACGAGAGAGCCGTGCTATCGCCCGTAGCTGAAGAAAATGCGGAGTCTTCCAGGTCACCAGCGCTTGTGATCCAGGTCGAAATCTTTTTCACCGATCCCCTCATCCGATCTCGCTATGCACGGAGCTATGCGAGCTCACCTACCTTCGAAGCCAACAACAGGATATGCCGCGGGCTCGTGCGCCGCATCGAGCGCTGCTCAGAAGAGCTCATCACCAGAAAAGACTCAAGCGCCCTCACCGACTTCTCCGATGAGAGTCACGAGCCCAAGCCCTCAAGGTTCGAGCTCACCTTCCGGATCCTGAAAAGGGGCAGGGGCGAGTGGGCCGAGAGGACATATCGTTCTCACCAAAAGCAGCCCCTGACGGTTGGACATACCAAAGAAATCATATCGGCCACCCACAGGATCGTCGGTCTTTATCTCCGCAGGCACGACCCGGACTTCAGGTGGCTCGACCACCCCGTCTCAGACCAGGAAGCCGAAGAGGACCAGGTCGCAGATCCATCTCGGGAAGCACCATTGTCCCTTCTCTGCATACCCAACCCACGCTTCATCGAATCCACGCAAACCTTTGAGTTCGTGTCCGGCTACAAGATCGAGCTGACCTTCCAGAGCCGAAATCCACAAAGACGGGTGCCTGTGGTGAGGAAGTCCATCACGCTCGACAGCAAGCAAGATGCCCCTCTGACACTGTTCATGAGCGAAGATCTGCTGTGGAAGGGTGTCCAGGCCATCAACACAGCGCTGGATGCAAAGAAGAGGGAATTTGACCACCACTTCAGCCGACAACAGGACGGCCAGCACTCATGCCAGGGCGCTCTCGAGATCGAACTCAGGATatccaacaacctcggccCGTTACACGACAACATCCACAGAGATATCAAGAGCAGTCTTTTGCTGTTTTTCGATCCCGAGGCCCGCGACTGCACCGCTTTTCTCGACAATATCGAAGGAATTCTTACCGCGACGAGGGACGAGATCGACGCCAAGGTCAACGATATGGATGACTTCGTGTTCAGAATTCGCGAGCTGAAAGGCGCAAACTGGAAGCTGACAGACCCGGCAAGATTCAAGCTCTGCTCCAAGTCTTCGTGTGGGCGACGAACGATCCAAGCAGTCCTCGACCGCATCCAAACAGGTGTCGGCGACATCATTCGCGGCCACAATATCTCCATCCATATCGATGCCCACAAGAGAGGCCATCTGGTTCTCGACAAGGCCATTGTGGCTCATGAAAAACGTGGGAGGACCAAGGAGAACTTTGCCTCGCCatccgaggaggaggccacgTTCCTCTCGAGGCTCAAGGCTCGAATCCAGCAGGATATCGAcagggtgttggaggacaCCTGTGCGATTGACGACATCCCAGATAttgacgaagaagaggtcTTTATCCGTCCTTTCACTCCCGCACGGCAATCCGCCCCCGTCGCAACGTTGGCGTCTGCAAAATCGTCCTCATCTTTACGGCCATCCACCCCTCTGCCACCATTAGTGCCTGCCAAGTCGTCTTCCTCGTTACGGTCACTCGTGTCATTGCGATCACTAGCATCCGGGCGATCATTCGCACCAACGCAACCGCCCACGCCCAGACAGTCACCAAGCCCTGTGAGATTTGAGCGGGCTCCGTCAGACGTTTCCGTAGGGGAACAACACTCACCCGAAAGAATGCCATCGTCGCCAGCGCCCCTgaatcctcctcccacaaaaCTGGCCAGGCCCATCTCAATCCCCGTACAGCCAACGCCACAGCCGTCCCCACCAAAGCGTCCACTCGTACAGCGCATCTTTTCGCTCAGTCGTCGATCCTCAGAGTCGGTCAAGGTTGTCGACCATCTCAAGCCGAAGTTGAGCAATGACCCATTTGTtgccaacagcagcagccaaccTAGCACACCAGCCAGCTCTGCAGTGAGCGATCGCAGCTCCCAATCTGCGGCTGGGGAAAACTCTACTGTCGAGGACCAAGCAACCCCGACTGCTGCGGCCAAAACCAAGCCTTCAAAGCGGCCCTTTTCTCTGTTTCGCAGGCGATCCCGTGCCAACGATGTTTCGACTCTTGCAAAGGGGATCGAAAAGATCAAACAGAGTGGGAGAAATCGGGCAGCTCCAGCGGAGCCGAGCAAGGCAACGCCATTGGAAGTGCTGTCAGAGTCACCGGAGCCTGGCCCTAAGACTAGCGGCGATGTCTTGGGCGTGATGATGACGTCGAGTGAGGTAGACGAGAGTGCAGCAACTCGCCCGGCAGGGAGCGTGCCTGTGGCCGAAGCTCCTATAACATCATCCCAGAATGACGACAGAAACGAAGCAGCATCGCGGCCAACTGCCCGTGAACCCACCAAGGCGAAAATGGACACCCCCGAAGCCTTTGAGGATGCCAGAGAATTCGCAATCAGCCCTGCCATTGAACCCATCGCCAAGTCGGGAACCTCGAGCTCTTTTCTGACGGGTGATGTGAGTCCGAGATTTGACGAGTACTCAACTgcaccatcaacgccagACCTGAGCCTGGGCTCCAAGGACTCGTCGCCCCGACACAGCCTCCTGACCACACCCATCTACGTGCGGACGAGTTCGGGCACGAACGACATTGCGGTGCGCAAGTTCGATCCCGAGGttgaggccgaggtggaCGACTCGGATATCGCTGTGCCCAAGACAGAACTGCCCGCCCCTCTCGCAGCCGAAGAGCTTCCGAGCAAACACACAGCTTTGGAGGCATCAGTCCAAGACGacgaaaaagaaggggaacCAGACCAACGCGTGGCGCAACCCGGCCAAACACAGGGGCCCGGATTTACTATGTCCGAACCCGTCGAGCCTCAACCAACCACATCCGCCCCAACACCACTTACAACAAAAGCCCCCAATAACAACAGCAATGCCAATTCGACAAACAGCCCATCAACTGCAGAAAAAGATTTTGGCTATGAAAACCTCGGTGCCGAGAAAACTGCAGGCTCCGAAGGTTCCATACCGCGCCGTCCGGACTTCCCCACCAAGCGACTCCGGAACCCGGCTCCGACCCCGAATCATGATTCTCCCAAAGCTTCTGAAAATTTAGATGCCAGGAAAACCTCGAGTCAAGATGTCGATCAGGCTACCGGCAACCAAGTCGGTCCCGCTCGCGGCGCCGAGGGGCAGCCCGTGGCACACAAAGACAAGTCCAACGTGACCGAAGCTGATCCCGACGGCCACCGGGCCCAAGCGGACGGTGCAAATCCGGGAGCCGTGCACAAAGTTTCTCCAGACACGGGTAGCACAAGGGCTCCGAGTGCTGTCACTGGCTCCGAGGAAAAGGGGACTGAGCAGGCGGCTGAGGAGAACGGGCCCGCAGAGTCTCAGAACTCGAGCATTCCTGATGATGTCGGTTCCGACAAGCACGCCGATGGGAGCAATATTGAGTTTGAGTTTCCCGAGGGTGATGTGCGGGATGAGCTTTGGGAGCGATATGGGACCCAGGCCCAGGCCGAGATGAGGAGCAAGCGGCTCGGGAGCAATATTGAGTTTGAGTTTCCGGATGCTGGTGTGAAGGAGCATCTTGATGAGCGTCGCGGTTCCAGGCAGGAGCCCGAGAAGGTTCGCAAGGGGTCCGAGATTGACTTTGAGCATTCTGAGGCTACGGTTGATGAATATCTTGCTCGGGACCGCGGTTATGGAGTGAAGCATGATGACTCGGTTGCGAAGAACGGGGCTGCTCCCGAGAAGATTGGTGCGTCCTCGGAGCCGGCTCCTTGTCCGGGCAAGGTCTCTGATATCCCAGAAAAGACCGCGGTCAAGTCATCGGAGCCGGCAGACTTGCCAACCGGTGCTGATATCGAGAAACCGGGACCAGCCCGGTTGTTCGCAGATGTCGAGGTGGCGATCCATCATGTCGTGCCTGAGAAGAGGACCAAAGACTCCGATATTCCCATCCCTGAAAAGAGAGTCAGACTTTCCGTGTCTGAGACCGCTGTCGTCGGTGATGTTCTCGCTGCCGAGCCGGCGTCTCTTCCCGCAGCAGCTGGCGACGTTGAAACCGAAAAGTCGACCACGGTGCCGACTGACAGCCAGGATGTTGAAGCTGCAGCTGAGGAGCAACTCGCTGCCGGGCTCGAAGTCCAGGCAAACGACAACGTTAAGGATGTCTCTCCTCCCGTAACCGAAAAGACAATCGAAGCCGAACCTGTCAAAGAGCCCATCGTACCCGAAGTGGCCAAAGAACTCGCCAAGGAATTCGAAGTCCAAGTCAGCCCCGAAGGATTGTCGCCGGAAGAAGTGAAGAAGGCCGAAACAAGAACAGAAACAGCGACAGCCCCCCAAGATATTACTAGGTCCGCCACCGACCTCGGCCGTAAAGATGAGCCTGAGCCGGAGCGTTCCGGCGCTGAGGAGCAGCATCCTCCCGTGGTAACACCACCCGTAATCTCCGTCAAAGAATTCGAccccaccactaccaccaccgaaaCAGAATCCCCCTCTCACCCAGTAGTCACTCCAgacatctccctcctcaaccccaatcCCCGCTATTCCACAACTACCTTCTCCTCGGTGTATACCACCCTCTCcgacacctcctccttcatctcccgCGGCTCAGTCGACACTTTCCGCCCCTCTTTTGACGAATTCTCCACCCCGTTCGGCGACGAAATTCGACTCCCACACTTGGACTCCCCCCACGATCACGAGCACACTCACCCCACTTCCCGTCCCCAGACAGCTGGGTATCTTGGGTTGAACACTCTGCGCACAGAATCGAGGTTTATTGAGCTCGGCCTTCGTGGAGCTTTGGGAGACCAGTCTAAGAGATTGAGTTTACCGCTGAATCAGCATTGTTTTTTTGATCATCCTTTgcctcatcatcttggggtggaggaggctgagacGGGGAGCATTGCGGGGAGTACGAAGTCGGGCaaactgaggaagaagggTCGGCATAGGAAGGTCAAGTCGGCGAAGATTTTTAGTCAGCATGCCGAAGGGGAGGACAAGACAGGAGAGAAAGGAGGGGTGAAGGACGGGCCGGATGCGGCGGCTATTccaaagatgatgatgttgtttgcTGGGGCGGTGGCTCTGGGGAAGTTTTTTAGGGGTGGTCAATGA
- the SEC20 gene encoding Protein transport protein sec20 (COG:U; EggNog:ENOG503NXYN) has product MATIDTLSERLSALQETTAQLQELIHRLANLKFAPGSVPLTAEGEVESDNVATELSAEISSILREEEEELELLQEEIIDLRGGRPGSESEHRKQRLKEGAQRLENELKTARTTFRKAQLSAHHSLLAAQKLERQLLVASYAASASLANSIHSLASSSSSSSSDLANQQQQSSSSLEGNKDPRTQLFTPKDLLRHRKPKPTNPNDESSAVVNASSDLTLSLRRTHALIAAEVQKSAFASQTLAESSAALAELQKNYEGIDSLLSKSKNLVSTLLTTQKSDTWYLQTSLRLLLVTLGWLVFRRWLYGPLWWVVWLPLKLSYKTTRGVVNLAAGGGGGGQAEMEVVLPGGTTTRVVMGGEESVPTIEVAGPGVGEKQRVEGGEESYVESYVERVGRMVEDTLDQREREEGNKTGEGAVEEEEEREQKNPMKRMWEEDVDGEGEKQQQVELVRDEL; this is encoded by the exons ATGGCAACAATCGACACCCTCTCCGAGCGGCTGTCCGCGCTGCAGGAAACGACCGCCCAGCTCCAGGAGCTGATCCACAGACTTGCCAATCTGAAGTTTGCGCCGGGGAGTGTGCCGCTTACAgccgagggggaggtggaaagcGACAATGTAGCGACGGAGCTGAGCGCAGAGATTAGCTCAatcttgagggaggaggaggaagagctggaGTTGTTGCAGGAGGAGATCATTGACCTTCGAGGTGGGAGGCCGGGGAGCGAGAGCGAGCATAGGAAGCAGAGGTTGAAAGAGGGCGCGCAGAGGCTAGAGAATGAACTCAAGAC CGCTCGAACAACCTTCCGCAAAGCTCAACTCTCAgcccaccactccctcctcgccgcccaaAAACTCGAGCGCCAGCTCCTTGTTGCGTCTTATGCTGCTTCGGCTTCGTTGGCTAACTCAATTcactccctcgcctcctcctcctcctcctcctcttccgacctagccaaccagcaacaacagtcctcctcctccttagAAGGAAACAAAGACCCCCGAACCCAACTCTTCACCCCCAaagacctcctccgccaccgcaagccaaaacccaccaaccccaacgacGAATCCTCAGCCGTAGTCAACGCCTCAAGcgacctcaccctctccctccgccgcaCCCAcgccctcatcgccgccgAGGTCCAAAAATCAGCCTTTGCCTCCCAAACCCTAGCCGAGTCTTCAGCCGCGCTGGCCGAACTGCAAAAAAACTACGAGGGGATCGACTCCCTGCTCTCCAAATCAAAAAACTTGGTCTCCACCTTGCTGACCACGCAAAAGAGTGATACCTGGTATTTACAGACTTCTCTGAGATTGCTACTGGTCACGTTGGGCTGGTTGGTGTTTAGGAGGTGGTTGTATGGACCGTTGTGGTGGGTTGTTTGGTTGCCGCTGAAGCTCAGTTACAAGACtacgaggggggtggtgaatttggctgctggtggtggtgggggagggcaggcggagatggaggttgtgTTGCCCGGGGGGACGACcacgagggtggtgatggggggagaggagagtgTGCCTACTATTGAGGTTGCTgggccgggggtgggggagaagcagagggtggaagggggagaggagagttATGTGGAGAGTTAtgtggagagggttgggaggatggtggaggataCGCTTGAtcagagggagagggaggaggggaataagacgggagagggtgcggtggaggaggaggaggaaagagagCAGAAGAATCCAATGAAGAGGATGTGGGAGGAAGATGTTGAcggggagggcgagaagCAACAACAGGTGGAGCTGGTGAGGGATGAGCTGTGA